A genomic stretch from Verrucomicrobiia bacterium includes:
- a CDS encoding cbb3-type cytochrome c oxidase subunit I encodes MQHTTQTAPHETSHEHHHEDLGFWRTYVFSTDHKIIGIQYAVTSLAFLFFGFCLMLAMRWQIAYPGQEIPVVGKMLEAILGDTAKGGIMSPDLYNVFGAMHGTIMVFLAVVPLAFAGFGNYVVPLQIGAIDMAFPRINMASYWSFFLGCVIMFFSFFIPGGAAQGGWTSYSPLATTIPTDGQTYWLIGMVLLITSSLLGSVNFIATIIQLRAPGMTWMRMPFFVWAQFVTAFLLLLAFPPLEAAGIMQLMDKVFHTSFFLPTGLMVGGQVADISGGGSPLLWQHLFWFLAHPEVYVLILPAIGIVGEIVANNTRKSIWGYRSLVYSVLAIGFIAFIVWAHHMYLTGMGTKISAFFQTTTMIISIPSVIILTCLFISLWGGSIRFNTPMLFALAFLPMFGLGGLTGLPLGFSFADLHLHDTYYVIAHFHYIVAPGTIFALFAGVYYWYPKATGRKMNEFWGKVHFWVSFIAMNLIFQPMFAQGMAGMHRRMYDGGATYAGVLDPESGEVVGLNSFIISLNKGITHAAFLMAVAQLPFIINFFYSMFKGEKVDDNPWKATTLEWQTPTPPPHGNFTKEIVVYRGPYDYSLPGAKDDYTPQTEPNHK; translated from the coding sequence ATGCAGCACACAACGCAGACCGCACCGCACGAGACATCGCACGAGCACCATCATGAGGATTTGGGCTTTTGGCGGACATATGTCTTCTCGACGGATCACAAGATCATCGGCATCCAATACGCCGTCACGTCCTTGGCGTTCCTTTTCTTTGGCTTCTGCCTCATGCTCGCCATGCGCTGGCAGATCGCCTATCCGGGCCAGGAGATTCCGGTTGTCGGCAAGATGCTGGAAGCGATCTTGGGTGATACGGCCAAGGGTGGTATCATGTCGCCGGACCTCTATAACGTGTTCGGTGCGATGCACGGCACCATCATGGTGTTCTTGGCGGTTGTGCCGCTGGCGTTCGCCGGTTTCGGCAACTACGTCGTCCCACTGCAGATCGGTGCGATCGACATGGCCTTCCCTCGCATCAATATGGCCAGCTATTGGTCATTCTTCTTGGGTTGCGTCATCATGTTCTTCAGCTTCTTCATCCCGGGTGGTGCGGCGCAAGGCGGCTGGACTTCTTATTCGCCTTTGGCCACGACCATCCCGACGGACGGTCAGACCTACTGGTTGATCGGCATGGTGCTCTTGATCACGTCCTCACTTTTGGGCTCTGTGAACTTCATCGCCACCATCATCCAATTGCGTGCTCCAGGTATGACTTGGATGAGAATGCCGTTCTTTGTTTGGGCGCAGTTTGTAACGGCCTTCCTGCTCCTGCTGGCATTCCCTCCGCTGGAAGCCGCCGGCATCATGCAGCTCATGGACAAGGTGTTTCACACCAGCTTCTTCCTTCCGACCGGCTTGATGGTAGGTGGTCAGGTGGCTGATATCAGCGGTGGCGGCAGTCCGTTGCTCTGGCAGCACCTGTTCTGGTTCTTGGCGCATCCTGAGGTGTACGTGCTCATTCTCCCGGCGATTGGTATCGTGGGTGAGATCGTGGCGAACAACACCCGTAAATCCATCTGGGGTTATCGCTCGCTGGTTTACTCCGTGCTGGCGATCGGCTTCATCGCCTTCATCGTGTGGGCGCACCATATGTATCTGACAGGCATGGGCACCAAGATCAGTGCCTTCTTCCAGACGACGACGATGATCATCTCGATTCCATCCGTCATCATCCTGACGTGTTTGTTCATCAGCTTGTGGGGTGGTTCCATCCGCTTCAATACGCCGATGCTCTTCGCGCTGGCGTTCCTGCCGATGTTCGGTTTGGGCGGTCTGACGGGGCTGCCGCTCGGCTTCAGCTTCGCTGACTTGCACCTGCATGACACTTACTACGTCATCGCGCACTTCCACTACATCGTGGCACCGGGAACGATCTTCGCGTTGTTCGCAGGTGTGTATTACTGGTATCCCAAAGCGACCGGCCGCAAGATGAACGAGTTCTGGGGTAAAGTTCACTTCTGGGTGTCCTTCATCGCCATGAATCTAATTTTCCAACCGATGTTCGCCCAAGGCATGGCGGGTATGCATCGCCGTATGTATGACGGTGGTGCGACCTATGCAGGTGTATTGGATCCTGAATCCGGTGAAGTGGTTGGTTTGAACAGTTTCATCATCAGCCTGAACAAGGGAATCACTCACGCGGCTTTCCTGATGGCGGTTGCGCAGTTGCCGTTCATCATCAATTTCTTCTACAGCATGTTCAAGGGTGAGAAGGTGGATGACAATCCGTGGAAGGCCACGACGCTGGAATGGCAGACGCCAACGCCGCCGCCGCATGGCAACTTCACCAAGGAGATCGTGGTTTATCGCGGACCTTACGATTACAGCCTGCCGGGGGCGAAGGATGATTACACCCCGCAGACTGAGCCTAACCACAAATAG
- a CDS encoding cytochrome c oxidase subunit 3, producing the protein MDVPYTTKPRPDTGLYNAKLGIWLFLASEVMLFGALFSSYILLRVNALEGTWPHGLLNIPIGTFNTFVLISSSVTVVMAWASLKLGQFNRFKMYMGITILCALAFMVIKSIEYKDKFTHYEVWFNDPAKPSIRGHIEVPGIEGNPWFMTHKKLADKKIESIKIHPDPKPKLASAKQEHGGAEAHDGHEHGDHPPVQEIKTSEIKRLSAFVPAHSTYFAIYFTLTALHALHVMGGAAVMFYLWGPGAKMWKTDPERFTNRIEVSGLFWHFVDLVWIFLFPVLYLL; encoded by the coding sequence ATGGACGTCCCATACACAACAAAACCCCGGCCCGATACAGGCTTGTATAATGCCAAACTGGGCATCTGGCTGTTTCTGGCTTCCGAAGTGATGCTCTTCGGTGCGCTGTTCTCCTCCTATATCCTGCTGCGGGTGAATGCGCTGGAAGGCACCTGGCCACACGGCTTGCTGAACATCCCCATCGGCACATTCAACACGTTTGTGCTGATCTCTTCATCTGTAACTGTCGTGATGGCGTGGGCTTCGTTGAAGCTGGGCCAGTTCAACCGGTTCAAGATGTACATGGGCATAACGATCTTATGCGCTCTGGCGTTCATGGTCATCAAGTCCATTGAGTACAAAGACAAGTTCACGCATTACGAAGTTTGGTTCAATGATCCGGCCAAGCCCTCCATCCGTGGCCACATCGAAGTGCCTGGAATTGAAGGCAATCCTTGGTTCATGACGCACAAGAAGCTGGCCGACAAAAAGATCGAGAGCATCAAGATCCATCCGGATCCGAAGCCCAAGCTGGCGTCTGCCAAACAGGAACATGGCGGAGCAGAAGCGCATGATGGGCATGAGCATGGTGATCATCCGCCCGTGCAGGAGATCAAGACATCAGAGATCAAACGTCTCTCCGCATTCGTTCCGGCGCACAGCACCTATTTCGCGATTTACTTCACATTGACGGCTCTTCACGCCTTGCATGTGATGGGCGGCGCAGCGGTGATGTTCTACCTCTGGGGCCCGGGTGCCAAGATGTGGAAGACGGATCCGGAACGTTTCACGAATCGTATCGAAGTCTCCGGCCTGTTCTGGCACTTCGTTGACCTGGTCTGGATCTTCCTGTTCCCGGTCCTGTATCTCCTGTGA
- a CDS encoding cytochrome C oxidase subunit IV family protein, which yields MGDAHSKEDIKKHIKTYIAIFVALLIGTVVTVLASLIDLGHAFNIALALLIASVKAFLVAGFFMHLLSEKKTIYAILVCTVVFFTGLMALTIMAHYDVPVLIK from the coding sequence ATGGGTGACGCACATTCCAAAGAAGACATCAAAAAGCATATCAAGACCTACATCGCGATCTTTGTCGCGTTGTTGATTGGCACGGTCGTAACCGTGCTCGCATCCTTGATCGATCTGGGACATGCTTTTAACATCGCTCTGGCACTTCTGATCGCCTCGGTGAAGGCGTTTCTGGTGGCAGGTTTCTTCATGCATCTCCTTTCGGAGAAGAAGACCATCTATGCTATCTTGGTTTGCACAGTCGTATTCTTCACCGGGTTGATGGCACTGACGATCATGGCGCACTATGATGTGCCCGTGCTGATCAAATAA
- a CDS encoding SCO family protein, translated as MKQGIRPIQFVVWSGLALIILVIIAAFIAEQRGKTKQTASSFPNYGDVTPFSVTNQFGNVVTKESLKGKLWVANIIFTRCPGPCAEMTRQMAELQKVIPADWPVQFISLTTDPEFDSPPVMAKYADKFGADQKRWWFLTGTKKDMVTLAVGGLKLTTIEKPEGQRDIPEDLFIHSSISVLVDGQGRVRKTLEVLPPDSEEGEEQATVYKQESVKRMKETIEQLLKEGTTK; from the coding sequence ATGAAGCAAGGCATACGACCAATCCAGTTCGTGGTATGGAGCGGCCTTGCTCTTATCATTTTGGTCATTATCGCGGCATTCATCGCTGAACAACGTGGCAAGACCAAGCAGACGGCGTCATCGTTTCCGAATTATGGAGATGTGACACCTTTCTCGGTCACCAACCAGTTTGGCAATGTGGTGACCAAGGAAAGCCTCAAGGGCAAGCTCTGGGTGGCCAACATCATCTTCACCCGTTGCCCGGGTCCTTGCGCAGAGATGACTCGGCAGATGGCGGAACTGCAGAAGGTGATTCCGGCAGATTGGCCGGTGCAATTCATCTCATTGACCACTGATCCTGAATTTGATTCACCACCCGTGATGGCCAAGTATGCCGATAAATTCGGAGCTGATCAGAAACGCTGGTGGTTTCTGACGGGCACCAAGAAAGACATGGTCACGCTCGCTGTTGGCGGGTTGAAACTTACCACCATTGAAAAACCGGAAGGCCAACGCGACATCCCGGAAGACTTGTTCATCCACAGTTCCATCTCGGTTCTCGTAGACGGGCAGGGGCGCGTGCGTAAGACATTGGAAGTGCTGCCGCCGGATTCTGAAGAAGGAGAAGAACAGGCTACGGTCTACAAGCAAGAGAGCGTCAAGCGGATGAAAGAGACGATCGAGCAGTTGCTCAAGGAAGGGACAACGAAATGA